One Nocardia iowensis DNA window includes the following coding sequences:
- a CDS encoding metallophosphoesterase — MDDRNDHQVISRRTLLIGAGVLAGSLTLPGIANADSKFPMPTGTDINVLITGDAGTGEAGQRAVAAAAKRICQAEGVSLAVGLGDNIYEDGAESPDDDEFSTKFEQPNAGIDVPWLMVLGNHDCSGIFPGSGGDPSKGDHEVAYHQRSPRWYMPSRYYQVALPAAGDPLVEFFALDTVPVSSTVLQTDPNYQWNGPYMRQQRQWLDGALTASRATWKIVLTHHPYRNNGKHGNAGAYDGVTTGDYMSGKHLKELFEEVVCGRADYILSGHDHTMQILDTAGASRGTQQIVCGASAKKGDGSSRVTNPSFWQDFSSLGFMMAKIRRNTLTLDAYTVDPASGTARRAYTHARQR; from the coding sequence ATGGACGACCGGAACGACCATCAGGTGATCTCCAGACGCACCCTGCTCATCGGGGCGGGCGTGCTGGCCGGGAGCCTGACGCTGCCCGGTATCGCTAACGCGGACAGCAAGTTTCCGATGCCCACCGGCACCGACATCAACGTGCTGATCACCGGCGACGCGGGCACCGGCGAGGCGGGGCAGCGCGCGGTGGCCGCCGCGGCGAAGCGGATCTGCCAGGCCGAAGGGGTATCGCTGGCGGTCGGGCTCGGCGACAACATCTATGAGGACGGCGCGGAAAGCCCGGACGACGACGAGTTCTCGACCAAGTTCGAACAACCCAACGCGGGCATCGATGTGCCGTGGCTGATGGTCCTCGGCAATCACGACTGCAGCGGAATCTTTCCCGGCAGCGGCGGCGATCCGAGCAAGGGAGACCACGAGGTCGCCTACCATCAGCGCTCACCCCGCTGGTACATGCCGTCGCGGTACTACCAGGTCGCCCTCCCGGCGGCTGGTGACCCGCTGGTCGAGTTCTTCGCGCTGGACACCGTTCCCGTCTCCTCGACGGTGCTGCAGACCGACCCGAACTACCAGTGGAACGGCCCGTACATGCGGCAGCAGCGCCAGTGGCTGGACGGCGCGCTGACCGCGTCCCGCGCGACGTGGAAGATCGTGCTGACCCATCACCCGTACCGCAACAACGGCAAGCACGGCAACGCGGGCGCCTACGACGGCGTCACCACCGGCGACTACATGAGTGGCAAACACCTGAAGGAGTTGTTCGAGGAGGTCGTCTGCGGCCGGGCCGACTACATCCTCTCCGGCCACGACCACACCATGCAGATCCTGGATACCGCGGGCGCGTCCCGGGGCACCCAGCAGATCGTCTGCGGCGCCTCCGCCAAGAAGGGCGACGGCAGTTCACGCGTCACCAACCCGTCGTTCTGGCAGGACTTTTCGAGCCTCGGCTTCATGATGGCCAAGATCCGCCGCAACACGCTCACCCTCGACGCCTACACCGTCGACCCCGCCAGTGGCACCGCACGCCGGGCCTACACCCACGCCCGCCAGCGCTGA
- the sph gene encoding sphingomyelin phosphodiesterase: MPLFKPTRLSIIAAFATTLMVGAPQASAAPASTPELKVLTYNTFLMSKNLYPNWGQDHRAAEIPKADFFHGKDVVVLQEMFDNEASDALKAKAAAEYPHQTPIVGRSKDGWDATGGKYTATTPEDGGVSILSKWPILRKEQFIFADACGADWWANKGIAYVVLAVNGSRVHVVGTHAQSTDPGCGAGEAARDRALQFKEINAFLDAKHIPADEQVLLAGDLNVDSRSAEYDSMLADARLEPATARTGHQFSFDTKENSIASYRYPSDPREDLDYVLHRKGHAKPASWQNHVVKETAPAWTVSSQGKDYTYTNLSDHYPVTAGA; the protein is encoded by the coding sequence TTGCCGCTATTCAAGCCCACCCGGCTCAGCATCATCGCAGCATTCGCCACCACCCTCATGGTGGGTGCTCCGCAGGCCTCCGCCGCACCCGCGTCCACCCCTGAGCTCAAGGTGCTGACGTACAACACGTTCCTGATGAGCAAGAATTTGTACCCCAACTGGGGGCAGGACCACCGGGCAGCCGAGATCCCGAAGGCCGACTTCTTCCACGGCAAGGACGTCGTCGTGCTGCAGGAGATGTTCGACAACGAGGCCTCCGACGCGCTCAAGGCCAAGGCCGCCGCCGAGTACCCGCACCAGACACCGATCGTCGGCCGTTCAAAGGACGGCTGGGACGCCACCGGCGGCAAGTACACCGCGACCACACCCGAGGACGGCGGGGTCAGCATCCTCAGCAAGTGGCCGATCCTGCGCAAGGAACAGTTCATCTTCGCCGATGCCTGCGGCGCCGACTGGTGGGCCAACAAGGGCATCGCCTACGTGGTGCTCGCGGTAAACGGCAGCAGGGTGCACGTGGTCGGCACGCACGCCCAGTCGACCGATCCCGGCTGTGGTGCCGGTGAGGCCGCGCGTGATCGCGCGCTGCAGTTCAAGGAGATCAACGCCTTTCTCGACGCGAAGCACATCCCGGCCGACGAGCAGGTGCTGTTGGCGGGCGACCTGAACGTCGACTCGCGCAGCGCCGAGTACGACTCGATGCTGGCCGACGCTCGGCTCGAACCAGCCACCGCACGGACCGGACATCAGTTCTCCTTCGATACCAAGGAGAACTCGATCGCGTCCTACCGCTACCCGAGCGACCCGCGCGAAGATCTCGACTACGTGCTGCACCGCAAGGGGCATGCCAAGCCCGCCAGCTGGCAGAACCACGTCGTCAAAGAGACGGCCCCCGCCTGGACGGTGTCGAGCCAGGGCAAGGACTACACCTACACCAACCTGTCCGACCACTACCCGGTGACCGCTGGCGCCTGA
- a CDS encoding esterase/lipase family protein, which translates to MTVAVVCAGFVLSPAVASAQPSARPHYPVSYEYRDAAVAEARNPAAAPLGANDWACKPSTLHAEPVVLVHGGGNTRLLDWSALAPLLANNGYCVFALTYGLLPNTPAPLGLVGGMTPIEHGAQELGDFTDRVLAATGADHVDIVDHSQGSLVSDYYAKFLGGADKIDRLISLGTLWHGTNTLESATLLTQRATEQGLPLSVDALMGPICPPCLQIQHDSAFIAKLTSGGAAVPGVTYTDIITSNDEFVIPYTSGYLPAPNATDHVIQDYCPGDRTEHTLLPYDTVAAQLVLNALDPSHAERPTCTSSPPNS; encoded by the coding sequence GTGACCGTTGCCGTTGTGTGCGCCGGGTTCGTGCTGTCACCCGCGGTCGCGAGTGCACAGCCATCTGCGCGACCGCACTATCCCGTCTCCTACGAATACCGCGATGCGGCCGTCGCCGAGGCCCGGAATCCGGCGGCCGCGCCGCTCGGTGCCAATGACTGGGCCTGCAAGCCAAGCACGTTGCACGCCGAGCCGGTAGTGCTGGTGCACGGCGGCGGCAACACGCGGCTGCTGGACTGGTCGGCCCTCGCCCCCTTACTGGCCAACAACGGCTACTGCGTTTTCGCGCTGACCTACGGTCTGCTCCCGAACACACCCGCACCGCTCGGCTTGGTAGGCGGGATGACACCGATCGAGCACGGTGCGCAAGAACTGGGCGACTTCACCGACCGCGTGCTGGCCGCCACCGGCGCGGATCACGTCGACATCGTCGATCACTCGCAGGGCAGCCTGGTTTCGGATTACTACGCGAAATTCCTCGGCGGCGCGGACAAGATCGACCGTCTCATTTCGCTCGGCACCCTGTGGCACGGCACCAACACGCTCGAGTCCGCGACCCTGCTCACTCAGCGTGCGACCGAACAGGGGCTACCGCTTTCCGTGGATGCCCTCATGGGCCCGATCTGCCCACCCTGCTTGCAGATTCAGCACGACTCGGCCTTCATAGCGAAACTCACCAGTGGCGGTGCGGCCGTTCCCGGGGTCACCTACACCGACATCATCACCAGCAACGACGAATTCGTGATTCCGTACACGAGCGGATACCTGCCCGCCCCGAATGCCACCGATCACGTCATCCAGGACTACTGCCCCGGCGACCGTACCGAGCACACCTTGCTCCCCTACGACACCGTGGCAGCCCAACTCGTCCTCAACGCACTGGATCCGAGCCACGCCGAGCGCCCCACCTGCACGAGCAGTCCCCCGAACAGCTGA
- a CDS encoding L-lactate MFS transporter — MTAVADAGTTGYSRVIAPPGWSRWLVPPAALSIHLAIGQAYAWSVFKPPLEKSMHISGTGSALPFQIAIVMLGLSAAFGGTLVERRGPRWAMTVSLVCFSSGLLISALGAATNAYWLIVFGYGFVGGIGLGIGYISPVSTLIRWFPDRPGMATGFAIMGFGGGALIASPWTTQLLSTFGRDHVGIAETFLVMGVTYAIFMSVGVLLVRVPPPGWQPEGWVPQAKTAKLISEHDVAANDAIRTPQFWLLWIVLCFNVTAGIGILEKAAPMVIDFFKATSTPVTAVAAAGFVAVLSAANMAGRIGWSSLSDVIGRKNVYRIYLGVGALAYALVWSVGQTNKPLFIVGAMVILSFYGGGFATIPAYLKDLFGTYQVGAIHGRLLTAWSVAGIAGPFIVNAIADAGARQGKTGPELYGASFAIMITLLCVGFVANELIRPVATKYHRKVPAQAVHPEGTPA, encoded by the coding sequence ATGACCGCAGTCGCCGACGCAGGCACCACCGGGTATTCCCGTGTCATCGCACCACCGGGCTGGAGCCGCTGGCTGGTGCCGCCCGCGGCGCTGTCCATTCATCTCGCCATCGGGCAGGCCTACGCCTGGAGCGTGTTCAAGCCGCCCCTGGAAAAGTCGATGCACATCTCGGGGACCGGCAGCGCCCTCCCCTTCCAGATCGCCATCGTCATGCTCGGACTCTCGGCTGCCTTCGGCGGAACGCTGGTCGAGCGCCGTGGCCCACGCTGGGCGATGACCGTCTCGCTGGTGTGCTTCTCGTCCGGCCTGCTGATCTCCGCCCTCGGCGCGGCCACGAATGCCTACTGGCTCATTGTCTTCGGCTACGGGTTCGTCGGCGGCATCGGGCTCGGCATCGGCTACATCTCCCCGGTCTCCACGCTGATCCGCTGGTTTCCCGACCGGCCCGGCATGGCAACGGGTTTCGCGATCATGGGCTTCGGTGGCGGCGCGCTGATCGCGTCACCGTGGACCACCCAGTTGCTCTCGACATTCGGCCGAGACCACGTCGGCATCGCCGAAACCTTTCTGGTCATGGGCGTGACGTACGCGATATTCATGTCCGTCGGCGTGCTACTCGTCCGGGTACCACCGCCGGGCTGGCAGCCGGAAGGCTGGGTGCCGCAAGCGAAAACGGCGAAACTGATCAGCGAGCACGACGTCGCCGCCAATGACGCGATCCGGACGCCGCAGTTCTGGCTGCTGTGGATCGTGCTGTGCTTCAACGTCACCGCGGGCATCGGCATCCTGGAGAAGGCGGCGCCGATGGTGATCGACTTCTTCAAAGCGACCTCGACGCCGGTGACGGCCGTCGCGGCGGCGGGCTTCGTCGCGGTGCTGTCCGCGGCCAATATGGCCGGGCGGATCGGCTGGTCGTCGCTGTCGGACGTGATCGGCCGCAAGAACGTCTACCGGATCTATCTGGGTGTCGGCGCGCTGGCCTACGCGTTGGTGTGGTCGGTCGGCCAGACCAACAAGCCGCTGTTCATCGTCGGTGCGATGGTGATCCTGTCGTTCTACGGCGGTGGCTTCGCGACGATTCCGGCGTATCTCAAGGACCTGTTCGGGACCTATCAGGTAGGCGCGATCCACGGTCGACTGCTCACCGCCTGGTCGGTGGCGGGCATCGCGGGGCCGTTCATCGTCAATGCCATCGCGGATGCCGGTGCGCGGCAAGGGAAGACCGGTCCCGAACTGTACGGCGCTTCGTTCGCCATCATGATCACGCTGCTCTGCGTCGGCTTCGTCGCCAACGAACTGATTCGCCCCGTCGCGACGAAATACCATCGAAAAGTCCCGGCGCAGGCCGTCCACCCGGAGGGGACCCCGGCATGA
- a CDS encoding MFS transporter small subunit, protein MTELDRPEPAPPRRIPLLIFAWLWVAAPFAYGLDRLIVNLLKLFQG, encoded by the coding sequence ATGACCGAACTCGACCGCCCGGAACCAGCTCCGCCACGGCGCATTCCGCTGCTGATCTTCGCGTGGCTGTGGGTCGCCGCGCCGTTCGCCTATGGCCTGGACCGCCTTATCGTGAACCTGCTCAAGCTGTTTCAAGGCTGA
- a CDS encoding DUF1206 domain-containing protein → MVQHSVFERFARAGFIMTGIVHLIIGYIAIRIAIGGAGGNADHSGAMAELAAKPGGVFALWVGAIAFLLMALWRLAETALGSASKPDADSKKSEAFRRGKAFALAVIYFAFAFSAFGFARGSGKSSGAESAGFSARLMQSTAGTIALVVGGLIIIGVGGYHLYKGASQKFLKDLEGNTGEPVRRLGMCGYIAKGLAVAAIGVLVILAASRAEPDKAAGLDGVLKTLGAQPYGMTLLIVAGLGIITYGLYSFVMARYAKM, encoded by the coding sequence ATGGTCCAGCACAGCGTCTTCGAGCGATTCGCTCGCGCGGGCTTCATCATGACGGGCATCGTCCACCTGATCATCGGCTACATCGCCATCCGAATCGCCATCGGCGGTGCAGGCGGCAACGCCGACCACTCCGGCGCCATGGCGGAATTGGCGGCCAAACCGGGTGGCGTCTTCGCATTGTGGGTCGGCGCCATCGCGTTCCTGCTGATGGCACTGTGGCGACTGGCCGAAACGGCGCTGGGCAGCGCGTCCAAACCCGACGCCGACAGCAAGAAATCCGAAGCGTTCCGACGCGGCAAAGCCTTCGCCCTGGCCGTGATCTATTTCGCGTTCGCTTTCTCCGCGTTCGGATTCGCCCGCGGCAGCGGTAAGTCCAGCGGTGCGGAGAGTGCCGGATTCAGTGCCCGGTTGATGCAGAGCACGGCAGGCACGATCGCGCTCGTCGTTGGCGGGCTGATCATCATCGGGGTCGGCGGTTACCACCTCTATAAGGGAGCCAGCCAAAAGTTTCTCAAAGATCTCGAAGGCAACACCGGCGAGCCGGTGCGACGGTTGGGCATGTGCGGATACATCGCGAAGGGGTTGGCCGTTGCCGCGATCGGCGTGCTGGTGATCCTCGCGGCGAGCCGCGCCGAGCCCGACAAGGCCGCCGGACTCGACGGCGTGTTGAAAACCCTTGGGGCACAGCCCTATGGCATGACGCTGCTCATCGTGGCCGGACTGGGCATCATCACCTACGGCCTCTACAGCTTCGTCATGGCTCGATACGCCAAGATGTAG
- a CDS encoding NUDIX hydrolase: MCPTTGPFVSGTVDDFRLLARTRLNAFPHTEVPDAPGIRRAAVLLCVVGQREGSPAVVVIKRAYRGRNAGQWGLPGGRLDEGETAEQAVLRELHEELGLTATPADLLGRLDDFPAASGFVITPFVAALPDAAELRPSPAEVHSVHLVELARLAADDVPHWVAPHAARRQPELGDAAAATIPEEVGLLQMRLGDGMTIHAPTGAMLWQFREVVLLGRDHAAVRVAHFTQPDWTQH; the protein is encoded by the coding sequence ATGTGCCCTACCACCGGACCGTTCGTCTCCGGAACCGTGGACGACTTCCGCCTGCTCGCGCGCACTCGGCTGAACGCGTTCCCGCACACCGAAGTTCCCGATGCCCCTGGCATTCGCCGGGCCGCGGTGCTGCTGTGTGTTGTGGGACAGCGCGAAGGCTCGCCCGCTGTCGTCGTCATCAAGCGGGCATATCGCGGCCGCAATGCCGGGCAGTGGGGTTTGCCCGGCGGGCGGCTCGACGAGGGCGAGACCGCCGAGCAGGCCGTATTACGTGAGCTGCACGAGGAACTCGGCCTGACCGCCACTCCCGCCGACCTGCTCGGTCGGCTCGACGACTTCCCCGCGGCATCGGGTTTCGTGATCACGCCCTTCGTCGCCGCGCTGCCCGATGCTGCTGAGCTGAGGCCCAGCCCTGCGGAGGTCCACTCCGTCCACCTGGTGGAGTTGGCCCGGTTGGCCGCCGACGATGTACCGCATTGGGTTGCCCCGCACGCGGCGCGGCGGCAACCCGAACTGGGTGACGCGGCGGCGGCCACCATCCCGGAAGAGGTTGGGCTGCTACAGATGCGGCTCGGCGACGGCATGACGATTCACGCGCCGACCGGGGCGATGCTCTGGCAGTTCCGCGAGGTCGTCCTGCTCGGCCGAGACCATGCCGCCGTCCGGGTAGCGCACTTCACCCAACCCGACTGGACCCAGCACTAG